In the genome of Quercus robur chromosome 3, dhQueRobu3.1, whole genome shotgun sequence, one region contains:
- the LOC126717759 gene encoding vacuolar fusion protein CCZ1 homolog B-like isoform X1 yields the protein MGMSAATTAAEGIKFCIFDLRRGQQEGQELDKILFFFPADLPFSAQLSVIGLSEGLITFTRIFSPEAACEVIEAERHSHVFYEAEPDIWMVMVVEKNESEAIWRIDALRKVLKEVHSLFLMFHGSIRTLIEKEPAGGLIRSHLYPFIMDYLSACQKRSLLDNCCWDFLLGKKLQLPSFRDCLKERGTVQMLTVSREAAIEVQSLVRMLESFAGNTQFYSLILFQDLLVSTTLSPVDTINLFTYAVLRLTPRALSSGVSSWSYLRKGSTASNVATGSILAQSASVSEQNFRSQDTSPPGGVNSHHIARPLQPDRWSKGKDGFLVTDIWGAEASGSTLATPTIWLQQTEERVYVCAYQYRSLTLILLVPVASILNGEQGVSVVKQQILENASLKMLKIEEKLSKGWAGENAYHVSGYRYLLVDGDRDVSRASPPGKVTTLTKESLLALSKVREEVDLEKGRMEHDNAGQEKDLEVCIRAKNNAWVIARITKGKELYMVLEKANETVLYASDAVEKFSNRYCNGAFSLD from the exons ATGGGGATGTCAGCTGCTACTACTGCCGCTGAAGGCataaaattttgcatatttGATTTGAGAAGGGGACAACAAGAGGGGCAGGAGCTCGacaagattttgtttttctttcctgCTGATTTGCCCTTTTCAGCACAGCTTTCTGTAATAGGGCTGAGCGAAGGACTTATCACGTTTACAAG AATTTTCTCTCCTGAGGCTGCCTGTGAGGTCATAGAAGCAGAGAGGCACTCTCATGTTTTTTATGAGGCAGAACCAGATATCTGGATGGTTATG GTAGTGGAGAAGAATGAGTCAGAAGCTATATGGCGGATTGATGCATTACGAAAGGTTCTTAAAGAAGTTCACTCTCTGTTTCTAATGTTTCATGGATCCATTAGAACATTGATTGAGAAAGAACCTGCTGGAGGATTAATTCGATCTCATTTGTACCCTTTCATCATGGATTATCTAAGTG CATGTCAAAAGCGGTCTCTATTGGATAACTGCTGCTGGG ATTTTCTTCTTGGAAAGAAACTCCAGCTACCATCATTCCGTGACTGTTTAAAGGAGCGTGGAACTGTGCAGATGCTGACTGTAAGTCGGGAGGCTGCAATTGAAGTTCAG TCGCTTGTCAGGATGCTAGAGTCTTTTGCTGGGAACACACAATTCTACTCGCTGATTTTATTTCAGGACCTGCTAGTGTCTACTACTCTTTCTCCT GTTGATACCATAAACTTATTTACATATGCTGTTCTGAGGTTGACACCCCGTGCTCTATCCTCTGGAGTTAGTTCCTGGTCCTATTTACGCAAAGGAAGTACAGCATCTAATGTTGCCACTGGCTCCATCTTGGCCCAGTCTGCTTCTGTTTCAGAACAAAATTTTCGTTCTCAGGATACCTCTCCACCTGGTGGAGTTAATAGCCATCACATTGCAAGGCCCTTACAGCCGGACAGGTGGTCCAAAGGCAAAGATGGTTTTCTTGTCACTGACATATGGGGTGCAGAAGCTAGCGGTTCAACTTTGGCCACCCCAACCATTTGGCTTCAGCAGACAGAGGAGAGAGTGTATGTCTGCGCTTATCAGTATAGGAGCCTTACCTTAATCCTTCTTGTTCCTGTTGCCTCCATTCTTAATGGGGAGCAAGGTGTTTCAGTGGTGAAGCAGCAAATTCTTGAAAAT GCATCACTTAAGAtgttgaaaattgaagaaaaacttTCGAAAGGATGGGCTGGTGAGAATGCTTATCATGTCAGTGGGTATCGCTATTTACTAGTAGATGGTGACAGAGATGTATCCAGAGCTTCTCCACCAGGAAAGGTTACAACCCTAACCAAG GAATCTTTGCTTGCCTTAAGTAAGGTTAGAGAAGAAGTTGATTTGGAAAAAGGTAGAATGGAACATGATAATGCAGGTCAAGAGAAAGATTTGGAAGTTTGCATTAGAGCTAAAAACAATGCTTGGGTTATTGCTCGTATTACAAAAGGGAAGGAGCTTTATATGGTTCTAGAGAAAGCCAACGAAACAGTTCTTTATGCCTCTGATGCTGTTGAGAAGTTCAGCAACAG GTATTGCAATGGAGCCTTTTCTTTGGATTAG
- the LOC126717759 gene encoding vacuolar fusion protein CCZ1 homolog B-like isoform X2 — MGMSAATTAAEGIKFCIFDLRRGQQEGQELDKILFFFPADLPFSAQLSVIGLSEGLITFTRIFSPEAACEVIEAERHSHVFYEAEPDIWMVMVVEKNESEAIWRIDALRKVLKEVHSLFLMFHGSIRTLIEKEPAGGLIRSHLYPFIMDYLSDFLLGKKLQLPSFRDCLKERGTVQMLTVSREAAIEVQSLVRMLESFAGNTQFYSLILFQDLLVSTTLSPVDTINLFTYAVLRLTPRALSSGVSSWSYLRKGSTASNVATGSILAQSASVSEQNFRSQDTSPPGGVNSHHIARPLQPDRWSKGKDGFLVTDIWGAEASGSTLATPTIWLQQTEERVYVCAYQYRSLTLILLVPVASILNGEQGVSVVKQQILENASLKMLKIEEKLSKGWAGENAYHVSGYRYLLVDGDRDVSRASPPGKVTTLTKESLLALSKVREEVDLEKGRMEHDNAGQEKDLEVCIRAKNNAWVIARITKGKELYMVLEKANETVLYASDAVEKFSNRYCNGAFSLD; from the exons ATGGGGATGTCAGCTGCTACTACTGCCGCTGAAGGCataaaattttgcatatttGATTTGAGAAGGGGACAACAAGAGGGGCAGGAGCTCGacaagattttgtttttctttcctgCTGATTTGCCCTTTTCAGCACAGCTTTCTGTAATAGGGCTGAGCGAAGGACTTATCACGTTTACAAG AATTTTCTCTCCTGAGGCTGCCTGTGAGGTCATAGAAGCAGAGAGGCACTCTCATGTTTTTTATGAGGCAGAACCAGATATCTGGATGGTTATG GTAGTGGAGAAGAATGAGTCAGAAGCTATATGGCGGATTGATGCATTACGAAAGGTTCTTAAAGAAGTTCACTCTCTGTTTCTAATGTTTCATGGATCCATTAGAACATTGATTGAGAAAGAACCTGCTGGAGGATTAATTCGATCTCATTTGTACCCTTTCATCATGGATTATCTAAGTG ATTTTCTTCTTGGAAAGAAACTCCAGCTACCATCATTCCGTGACTGTTTAAAGGAGCGTGGAACTGTGCAGATGCTGACTGTAAGTCGGGAGGCTGCAATTGAAGTTCAG TCGCTTGTCAGGATGCTAGAGTCTTTTGCTGGGAACACACAATTCTACTCGCTGATTTTATTTCAGGACCTGCTAGTGTCTACTACTCTTTCTCCT GTTGATACCATAAACTTATTTACATATGCTGTTCTGAGGTTGACACCCCGTGCTCTATCCTCTGGAGTTAGTTCCTGGTCCTATTTACGCAAAGGAAGTACAGCATCTAATGTTGCCACTGGCTCCATCTTGGCCCAGTCTGCTTCTGTTTCAGAACAAAATTTTCGTTCTCAGGATACCTCTCCACCTGGTGGAGTTAATAGCCATCACATTGCAAGGCCCTTACAGCCGGACAGGTGGTCCAAAGGCAAAGATGGTTTTCTTGTCACTGACATATGGGGTGCAGAAGCTAGCGGTTCAACTTTGGCCACCCCAACCATTTGGCTTCAGCAGACAGAGGAGAGAGTGTATGTCTGCGCTTATCAGTATAGGAGCCTTACCTTAATCCTTCTTGTTCCTGTTGCCTCCATTCTTAATGGGGAGCAAGGTGTTTCAGTGGTGAAGCAGCAAATTCTTGAAAAT GCATCACTTAAGAtgttgaaaattgaagaaaaacttTCGAAAGGATGGGCTGGTGAGAATGCTTATCATGTCAGTGGGTATCGCTATTTACTAGTAGATGGTGACAGAGATGTATCCAGAGCTTCTCCACCAGGAAAGGTTACAACCCTAACCAAG GAATCTTTGCTTGCCTTAAGTAAGGTTAGAGAAGAAGTTGATTTGGAAAAAGGTAGAATGGAACATGATAATGCAGGTCAAGAGAAAGATTTGGAAGTTTGCATTAGAGCTAAAAACAATGCTTGGGTTATTGCTCGTATTACAAAAGGGAAGGAGCTTTATATGGTTCTAGAGAAAGCCAACGAAACAGTTCTTTATGCCTCTGATGCTGTTGAGAAGTTCAGCAACAG GTATTGCAATGGAGCCTTTTCTTTGGATTAG